The genomic stretch TCACCGGAATATTTTCCATGTTTCTTATCTAGAGATCGAATATGATTACGCACAAAATAATACTCGCCTCAAAGTCACCTAGGCGAAATGAATTACTTGCAAGTTTAGACTTAGAGTTTACCGTTGAACTTAAAGATGTAGATGAGTCCTACCCTTCTGATTTAAATTCGGCAGACGTTGCTTTATACATTGCCAAATTAAAAGCAGATGCTTTTTCGGACATCCTAGCTCCAAATACTATCGTTATCACGGCAGATACTGTTGTAATTCTTGATAATGAAATTTTAGGCAAACCTTCTGATGAAGAAGATGCAAAAAACATGATTCGGAAATTGTCTGGTAAAAATCACGATGTTGTAACAGGTGTTGTATTAAAATCTATTGATAAAACAATTGAACTAAGCGTTTCAACTAAAGTATTCTTCAAAGAATTAAGCGATGAACAAATTGAATACTATGTACATAAGTATAAACCATTGGACAAAGCAGGTGCATATGGTGTACAAGAATGGATAGGCCATATCGCTATCACAAGACTAGAAGGTAGCTACACAAATGTTGTTGGCTTTCCTCTCGTTAAGGTTTACGAAGCATTGCAAGAATTCTAATGATTTTACTTTTACATTTGTAATCCCATACGAATGGGCGATTAGCTCAGTTGGTTTAGAGCATCACGTCGACAACGTGAGGGTCACTGGTTCGAATCCAGTATCGCCCACAATATACGCCTACTAAGGAATAAAACAGAGGTGCTTACGAAAGGTGTCTTTGTTTTTTTTCAGCTATTTTCAGTAAACCCATTATTACATCTGTTGTTTAACTCTATTAAACTTAATCATTCTTTATAGGCGAATAACAGGCTTCAATTTTTTTAATAATGTGATTAATTGGACTCACTAAACCGTTCCACGAGTATTCTACCCATACACAGGTAAACAAAGAGAACCGCCAAGCCACCGACATATATCCCATTAGAATAAACTCCCTCTAACCCATATTCATATATCATGAGCCCCAAGCTTAGTAGGATAAAGATTAATGCATAAACGATGTTTCCCTTGGGACTATAGCCAAAGGGCCCCAGAAACCGTGTATTAGTAATGCCAAGTATATAATGTGGCATAGCGTTGGCGAGTAACCCTCCAATAACAAAATCGATCCAGTTCATAATAATCAGTTTTCAAATAAGTCCTTCAACGCCAATTCTAGAGATGGGGATTTATGATCAAATCCAGATGTGACTATGTTATCACTAGACACCCTACTCCCATTCAGGAATACATCAGCCATTTCACCAAATAAAATTTTACAGATAAACGCTGGCACATTAGGCATAAACAGAGGTTTCCTTATTCTAAATTGCAATTTCTGTCGTTAACTCTTCATTCGTATTCTGAGATGGAGATACCACATTGTATACTCCACGAATTCCATTCTCCCTAATTGCATGTAAGAACATTTCACACAAATCTTCTATATGTATCCAAGGAATAAATTGACTACCAGTCCCATTGGAACCATCCTGTTTTTTTTAGAAAACGAATTAAAAAAGTCAGTTTATATATAGCCGTGGCTTTACCATTATTTGCTGTGGTGGTAACAGTAATACACGTTCTCGTGGAATAAAAATTAGATGAGCATTTTGCCAGTAGCTAAGAACAATTAAACTCGTCTTCCTCATCACTACAGCTTGGGATGTTTTGGTAGTATCGATAAGGTAGTTCTTCTAGATGGATGATTGTTAGTATATTGTAAGCATGAAAAGAATCTCCTATAGTTGGTTGAAGGAC from Flavobacteriales bacterium encodes the following:
- the maf gene encoding septum formation protein Maf, which encodes MITHKIILASKSPRRNELLASLDLEFTVELKDVDESYPSDLNSADVALYIAKLKADAFSDILAPNTIVITADTVVILDNEILGKPSDEEDAKNMIRKLSGKNHDVVTGVVLKSIDKTIELSVSTKVFFKELSDEQIEYYVHKYKPLDKAGAYGVQEWIGHIAITRLEGSYTNVVGFPLVKVYEALQEF
- a CDS encoding DUF1731 domain-containing protein → MQFRIRKPLFMPNVPAFICKILFGEMADVFLNGSRVSSDNIVTSGFDHKSPSLELALKDLFEN